In Pelmatolapia mariae isolate MD_Pm_ZW linkage group LG8, Pm_UMD_F_2, whole genome shotgun sequence, one genomic interval encodes:
- the luc7l gene encoding putative RNA-binding protein Luc7-like 1 isoform X1, whose product MSAQAQMRALLDQLMGTARDGDETRQRVKFTDERVCKSHLLNCCPHDILSGTRMDLGECTKIHDLALRADYEIASKERDLFFELDAVDHLESFIVDCDRRTELAKKRLAETQEEISAEVAAKAEKVHELNEEIGKLLAKAEQLGAEGNVDEAQKVLQEVEKVRTKKKDAEEEYRNSMPASSFQQQKLRVCEVCSAYLGLHDNDRRLADHFGGKLHLGFIQIREKLDQLKKTVVEKQEKRNQERLKRREEREKEERMRRRTRSRSREHRRSRSRDRRRRRSRSSSRDRRRSRSRSRERRRRHRSRSRSRSRGHRHSHEQSSRHKSSRDRERSSRDRDRSSRDRSRERDRRDGMNGRSDSRRADDRDTGDL is encoded by the exons ATGTCTGCCCAAGCTCAAATGAGAGCTTTGCTCGACCAGCTGATGGGAACAGCGAGGGACG GGGATGAGACGCGGCAGAGGGTCAAGTTCACTGACGAACGAGTCTGCAAAAGTCACCTTCTCAACTGCTGCCCACATGATATCCTCTCTGGAACT CGCATGGACCTGGGGGAGTGCACTAAGATCCATGACCTGGCACTTCGGGCTGATTATGAAATTGCCTCCAAAGAGAGAGATCTTTTCTTTGAGCTTGAT GCAGTGGATCACCTAGAGTCTTTCATTGTGGACTGTGATCGGAGGACAGAACTGGCCAAGAAGCGCCTGGCTGAGACTCAAGAAGAGATCAGTGCAGAGGTGGCAGCAAAG GCAGAGAAGGTGCATGAGCTAAATGAGGAAATAGGAAAGCTCCTGGCCAAGGCTGAACAGCTCGGAGCTGAGGGCAATGTGGATGAGGCTCAGAAAGTCCTGCAAGAGGTGGAGAAGGTCCGCACGAAGAAGAAGGATGCAGAG GAAGAATACAGAAACTCCATGCCAGCCTCAAGCTTTCAGCAGCAGAAGCTTCGGGTGTGTGAGGTGTGCTCTGCTTACCTTGGTCTCCATGACAACGACCGTCGTTTGGCTGACCATTTTGGCGGGAAGCTTCACCTCGGCTTCATTCAGATCAGAGAAAAACTGGACCAGCTAAAG aaAACTGTGGTCGAGAAGCAGGAGAAGAGGAATCAGGAGCGCTTAAAGAGACGAGAAGAAAGGGAGAAGGAGgaaaggatgaggaggag GACCAGATCAAGGAGCAGAGAGCACAGAAG GTCCCGTTCTCGTGACCGCAGAAGGAGACGCTCACGCTCTTCGTCACGAGACAGGCGCCGTTCCCGCTCACGCTccagggagaggaggagacggCATCGCAGCCGATCCCGCTCACGCAGCCGAGGACACCGTCACAGCCACGAGCAGAGCTCCAgacacaa GTCATCCAGAGATCGAGAGCGCTCGTCCAGGGACCGGGACCGCTCATCCAGAGACCGGTCACGGGAGCGAGACAGAAGGGATGGTATGAATGGCAGGTCGGACTCCCGCAGGGCAGACGACAGAGACACGGGGGACCTCTGA
- the LOC134632983 gene encoding epidermal growth factor receptor kinase substrate 8-like protein 1, producing the protein MTNITRHLVTHLLTFSLQNGEVQSVEEAQNRLSFLAQNKKLWSQQMYLDVGAGGIYLRDVQSQDELESYAFRSIFRCEAVNTEKHFPSLLMLVCQGEDQKKPDIHFFNCEKLKAEQICDEVTLAVSTSTASKSKLPPDDHRLSQSGGDVFDPYNIPSPPMLHAPNPPPVNPPPYPGPRANGGPDISFLGAEREVGILNHCFDEIEAFMGKLQQTAEAATVLNQRKKKKKKNSKKQSAEDELLATKARPPPDGEFVDIFQKFKYCFSLLARLKSTITNPSSEDLIHHVFKPLDMMVKTTGGPAFGAAISSPALTSSAVSLLQDALTEEERQLWTSLGPNWTHPRSQLRGPVAPYTPVFFDGWKPEALRPDGQVWEDPVESQHKLEALREKQEQQPPQPPNDDTDSLPPGPDRLYCCSYDFIARNSSELSVQQGETLEVIESSKRWWKCRNRFNQVGFVPFNILEPMAHIDSPVHNRPPSVPAAPPLSKNVTLAPPSPPALPKTTPTHSPQRPRSLPSYNQHVQAVEDNDKVTLVNDELLQRLTNGKSNLNKPLIIPRSADTSLPLDYNSPPEEVAEWLRGKGFSKPTVSCLGVLTGAQLFSLNKEELKAVIPEEGARVYSQLAVQKSLLEDARRATELEAVMEKQKLKVDLKLESSTL; encoded by the exons atgACAAACATCACTCGACATCTCGTCACA CACCTTCTGACGTTCTCGCTGCAGAACGGGGAAGTGCAGAGCGTTGAGGAAGCTCAGAACCGTCTTTCCTTCCTGGCTCAGAATAAAAAGCTATGGAGTCAACAGATGTACCTGGATGTAGGAGCAGGGGGCATTTATCTCAGAGACGTACAGAGTCAG GATGAGCTGGAGAGCTACGCTTTCAGATCCATCTTCCGCTGTGAAGCTgttaacacagaaaaacacttcCCATCCCTCCTTATGTTAGTCTGCCAAGGTGAAGATCAGAAGAAGCCAGACATCCACTTCTTTAATTGTGAAAAGCTGAAG GCAGAGCAAATCTGCGACGAAGTCACGTTGGCAGTTTCGACTTCCACCGCCAGCAAGAGTAAGCTGCCCCCTGATGACCACAG GCTTTCTCAGAGTGGAGGAGATGTGTTCGACCCCTATAACATACCAAGTCCTCCCATGCTGCATGCTCCTAATCCCCCACCTGTCAACCCTCCACCTTACCCTGGACCCAGag CAAATGGCGGACCTGATATCTCTTTCCTGGGAGCAGAGAGAGAAGTG GGGATCCTTAATCACTGTTTCGATGAAATCGAGGCCTTCATGGGCAAGCTGCAGCAGACTGCTGAAGCTGCAACGGTGCTGAaccaaagaaagaagaagaagaagaagaacagtaAAAAGCAAAGCGCTGAAG ACGAGCTACTCGCCACAAAAGCTCGCCCTCCACCAGATGGGGAATTCGTTGATATCTTCCAGAAATTCAAATATTGCTTCAGCCTCTTG GCTCGCCTGAAATCAACCATCACCAATCCTTCTTCAGAGGACCTCATTCACCATGTGTTCAAGCCTCTGGATATG ATGGTAAAAACAACAGGAGGACCAGCTTTTGGAGCCGCCATATCCAGCCCTGCCCTGACCAGCTCTGCGGTGTCCCTTCTACAAGATGCCCTGACTGAGGAGGAGAGGCAGCTCTGGACGTCGCTGGGACCCAACTGGACACACCCTCG GTCTCAGCTGCGTGGGCCTGTAGCTCCATACACCCCAGTGTTCTTTGATGGCTGGAAGCCAGAAGCCTTGAGGCCTGACGGGCAGGTTTGGGAGGATCCGGTCGAGTCACAGCACAAACTCGAAGCCCTTCGAGAAAAACAAGAG CAACAACCACCTCAGCCACCAAACGATGACAC AGATTCACTCCCACCGGGGCCTGACAGACTCTACTGCTGCAGTTATGACTTCATTGCCAGGAACAGCAGTGAGCTTTCAGTGCAGCAGGGGGAGACACTGGAG GTGATCGAGTCATCCAAGCGCTGGTGGAAGTGTCGTAATCGGTTTAACCAGGTCGGCTTCGTCCCCTTCAACATCCTGGAGCCCATGGCTCACATAGACAGCCCTGTCCACAACAGACCCCCCAGT GTTCCAGCTGCGCCTCCACTTTCCAAGAATGTCACTCTCGCCCCACCCAGCCCCCCTGCTCTTCCCAAAACCACCCCCACCCACTCCCCACAGCGCCCACGCAGCTTACCATCATACAACCAGCATGTGCAAGCTGTTGAGGACAATGACAAAG TCACGCTGGTAAATGATGAGCTGCTCCAGAGACTGACGAATGGAAAGTccaatctgaacaagcccctcaTCATCCCTCGCTCTGCAGACACCTCCCTCCCCCTTGACTACAACTCTCCTccagaggaggtggctgagtgGCTCAGAGGGAAGGGCTTCAGCAAACC GACAGTGTCATGTTTGGGTGTGCTGACAGGCGCCCAGCTGTTCTCTCTCAACAAAGAAGAGCTGAAAGCTGTGATTCCAGAGGAGGGTGCCAGAGTGTACAGTCAGCTCGCTGTGCAAAAATCACTGCTAGAG GATGCCAGAAGGGCCACAGAGCTGGAGGCAGTCATGGAGAAACAGAAACTGAAGGTTGATCTGAAGCTGGAGAGCAGTACATTGTGA
- the luc7l gene encoding putative RNA-binding protein Luc7-like 1 isoform X2 encodes MDLGECTKIHDLALRADYEIASKERDLFFELDAVDHLESFIVDCDRRTELAKKRLAETQEEISAEVAAKAEKVHELNEEIGKLLAKAEQLGAEGNVDEAQKVLQEVEKVRTKKKDAEEEYRNSMPASSFQQQKLRVCEVCSAYLGLHDNDRRLADHFGGKLHLGFIQIREKLDQLKKTVVEKQEKRNQERLKRREEREKEERMRRRTRSRSREHRRSRSRDRRRRRSRSSSRDRRRSRSRSRERRRRHRSRSRSRSRGHRHSHEQSSRHKSSRDRERSSRDRDRSSRDRSRERDRRDGMNGRSDSRRADDRDTGDL; translated from the exons ATGGACCTGGGGGAGTGCACTAAGATCCATGACCTGGCACTTCGGGCTGATTATGAAATTGCCTCCAAAGAGAGAGATCTTTTCTTTGAGCTTGAT GCAGTGGATCACCTAGAGTCTTTCATTGTGGACTGTGATCGGAGGACAGAACTGGCCAAGAAGCGCCTGGCTGAGACTCAAGAAGAGATCAGTGCAGAGGTGGCAGCAAAG GCAGAGAAGGTGCATGAGCTAAATGAGGAAATAGGAAAGCTCCTGGCCAAGGCTGAACAGCTCGGAGCTGAGGGCAATGTGGATGAGGCTCAGAAAGTCCTGCAAGAGGTGGAGAAGGTCCGCACGAAGAAGAAGGATGCAGAG GAAGAATACAGAAACTCCATGCCAGCCTCAAGCTTTCAGCAGCAGAAGCTTCGGGTGTGTGAGGTGTGCTCTGCTTACCTTGGTCTCCATGACAACGACCGTCGTTTGGCTGACCATTTTGGCGGGAAGCTTCACCTCGGCTTCATTCAGATCAGAGAAAAACTGGACCAGCTAAAG aaAACTGTGGTCGAGAAGCAGGAGAAGAGGAATCAGGAGCGCTTAAAGAGACGAGAAGAAAGGGAGAAGGAGgaaaggatgaggaggag GACCAGATCAAGGAGCAGAGAGCACAGAAG GTCCCGTTCTCGTGACCGCAGAAGGAGACGCTCACGCTCTTCGTCACGAGACAGGCGCCGTTCCCGCTCACGCTccagggagaggaggagacggCATCGCAGCCGATCCCGCTCACGCAGCCGAGGACACCGTCACAGCCACGAGCAGAGCTCCAgacacaa GTCATCCAGAGATCGAGAGCGCTCGTCCAGGGACCGGGACCGCTCATCCAGAGACCGGTCACGGGAGCGAGACAGAAGGGATGGTATGAATGGCAGGTCGGACTCCCGCAGGGCAGACGACAGAGACACGGGGGACCTCTGA